Proteins from one Methanobrevibacter arboriphilus JCM 13429 = DSM 1125 genomic window:
- a CDS encoding FmdE family protein has product MSKLSETELFDEQLEKAKNLHGEVCGGIVSGTKMAIHAMKELNMDFNQKKNKDLIVFLEIDRCMADAIQAVTGCSLGKRTLKLKNYGKFAATFYKISTGEAIRIASNKNEKSEYPEETIEEKIKRVKNTPSEELFNIQKVKIRIDENELPGRPRDEKFCSICSEQIMDSKQNLVSGKPVCKSCHEGSYYEII; this is encoded by the coding sequence ATGTCTAAATTATCTGAAACAGAATTATTCGATGAACAATTAGAAAAAGCAAAGAATTTGCATGGAGAGGTTTGTGGAGGAATAGTTTCTGGAACTAAAATGGCGATTCATGCAATGAAAGAATTAAATATGGATTTTAATCAGAAAAAAAACAAAGACTTGATTGTATTCTTAGAAATTGATAGATGTATGGCTGATGCTATTCAAGCAGTAACAGGATGTAGTTTAGGTAAAAGAACATTGAAACTTAAAAACTATGGAAAGTTTGCAGCAACGTTTTATAAAATATCTACAGGAGAAGCTATTAGAATAGCTAGCAATAAAAATGAAAAAAGTGAATATCCTGAAGAGACAATTGAAGAAAAAATTAAAAGAGTTAAAAACACTCCTAGTGAGGAATTATTTAATATACAAAAAGTTAAAATTAGAATAGACGAAAATGAACTTCCTGGGAGACCAAGAGATGAAAAATTTTGCTCTATATGTAGTGAACAAATTATGGATAGTAAACAGAATCTTGTAAGTGGCAAACCAGTTTGTAAATCCTGTCATGAAGGATCTTATTACGAAATTATTTAA
- a CDS encoding KEOPS complex subunit Pcc1: MKIDAEIKMEYKNSKDADISLKSLDVENKGYVKSNKENNILTFKLESDSLSTFLATADDLIFSEILVEKIIESASSK; this comes from the coding sequence ATGAAAATAGATGCCGAAATTAAGATGGAATATAAAAATTCCAAAGATGCTGACATATCTTTAAAATCATTGGATGTTGAAAATAAAGGTTATGTTAAATCTAATAAGGAAAATAATATTCTTACTTTTAAGTTAGAATCTGATTCTCTTTCTACATTTCTAGCTACAGCTGATGATTTAATATTTTCGGAAATATTAGTTGAAAAAATAATTGAATCGGCATCGAGTAAATAA
- the serS gene encoding serine--tRNA ligase encodes MKFLLSGTITFNKNAEDAKEDIAKFIDEANENILLKGVKEGNESEGAKITDWNIKDNELSIKIESGSKVRSHDGLLRIKKPLTQLLGKKYHLGIRKLHIDNYQVIIPTGEGKYEINHQLVRSLPQIDDFQIKDNYVIVTIKDITESEIRKQGVNRIIKHISTKKEDVDESKKENYKENINAAGEPSEDLNEKDLTFSVTKITPGEIIARSGEFQTYFEGDVTEKAIELGWIKTFPGRGQWFYGPQMTALQRAFEKILIDNIVEKLGFDECLFPKLIPIPTMDKMRYLDGLPEGMYYCSAPKRDPEVFNKFKNELAINREIPMDLLKSGLKDPAYVLAAAQCEPFYEFLSHEVIDEKDLPIKFYDKSGWTYRWESGGAKGIDRVHEFQRIELVWIDKPEETSEIRDFTLELSHELATKLELEWYTEIGDDPFYLEGRKVENRGIEFPDVPKYEMRLKVPGQEKGVAVVSANVHGTHFTEGFSIREAHKHTLWTGCTGLGLTRWLFGFLAQKGFDENNWPELIKNQYKKTKIPKILTWPKSKE; translated from the coding sequence ATGAAATTTTTACTTAGCGGGACAATAACATTTAATAAAAATGCTGAAGATGCTAAAGAAGATATAGCTAAATTTATTGATGAAGCAAATGAAAATATATTGCTCAAAGGTGTAAAAGAAGGTAATGAAAGTGAAGGAGCAAAGATAACTGATTGGAATATTAAAGATAATGAATTATCTATTAAAATAGAATCTGGTAGTAAAGTAAGATCCCACGATGGATTACTTAGAATTAAAAAACCATTAACTCAATTACTTGGTAAAAAATATCACTTAGGGATTAGAAAACTTCATATTGACAATTATCAAGTAATTATCCCTACTGGAGAAGGAAAATATGAAATCAATCACCAATTAGTTAGAAGCCTTCCACAAATAGATGATTTTCAAATTAAAGATAACTATGTTATAGTCACTATTAAAGATATTACTGAATCTGAAATTAGAAAACAAGGCGTAAATAGGATTATAAAACATATAAGTACCAAAAAAGAGGATGTAGATGAATCTAAAAAAGAAAATTATAAGGAAAACATAAATGCTGCTGGAGAACCATCTGAAGATTTAAATGAAAAAGATCTTACATTTTCAGTTACTAAAATTACTCCTGGAGAGATAATTGCTCGTAGTGGGGAATTTCAAACTTATTTTGAAGGAGACGTTACTGAAAAAGCTATTGAACTTGGTTGGATAAAAACATTCCCTGGAAGAGGTCAATGGTTTTATGGACCTCAAATGACAGCACTTCAAAGAGCTTTTGAAAAAATTTTAATAGATAATATAGTTGAAAAGCTTGGTTTTGATGAATGTTTATTCCCTAAACTGATTCCTATTCCTACGATGGATAAGATGAGATATTTAGATGGACTTCCTGAAGGTATGTATTACTGTAGTGCACCTAAACGTGACCCTGAAGTTTTTAACAAATTTAAAAATGAACTAGCTATTAATAGAGAAATTCCAATGGATCTCCTTAAAAGTGGACTTAAAGATCCTGCTTATGTTTTAGCTGCTGCACAATGTGAACCATTTTATGAATTTCTTTCCCATGAAGTTATAGATGAGAAAGATCTTCCAATAAAGTTTTATGATAAAAGTGGTTGGACATATAGATGGGAATCCGGAGGAGCTAAAGGAATAGATAGAGTTCATGAATTCCAGCGTATTGAACTAGTATGGATAGATAAACCTGAAGAAACAAGTGAAATTAGAGATTTTACACTTGAATTATCTCATGAATTAGCTACCAAACTTGAACTTGAATGGTATACTGAAATTGGGGACGATCCATTTTATCTTGAAGGTAGAAAAGTCGAAAATAGAGGAATTGAATTTCCAGATGTTCCAAAGTATGAGATGAGATTAAAAGTTCCAGGACAGGAAAAAGGAGTAGCTGTTGTTTCTGCTAATGTTCATGGAACTCATTTTACTGAAGGATTTTCTATTAGAGAAGCGCATAAACACACACTTTGGACAGGATGTACTGGTTTAGGTTTAACTCGTTGGCTATTTGGATTTTTAGCTCAAAAAGGTTTTGATGAGAATAATTGGCCTGAACTGATTAAAAACCAATACAAAAAGACTAAAATTCCAAAAATATTAACCTGGCCAAAGTCCAAAGAATAA